From the Pseudomonas sp. SORT22 genome, one window contains:
- the fis gene encoding DNA-binding transcriptional regulator Fis produces MTMMTETLVSGTTPVSDNVNLKQHLNTPSEEGQTLRGSVEKALHNYFAHLEGAAVTDVYNLVLSEVEAPLLESVMNYVKGNQTKASELLGLNRGTLRKKLKQYDLL; encoded by the coding sequence ATGACGATGATGACCGAGACTTTAGTGAGTGGAACAACGCCCGTGAGCGACAACGTCAACCTGAAACAGCACCTGAATACGCCGAGCGAAGAGGGTCAGACCCTTCGCGGCAGTGTGGAAAAGGCGCTGCACAACTATTTCGCCCATCTGGAGGGCGCGGCCGTCACGGACGTGTACAACCTGGTGCTCTCGGAAGTCGAAGCGCCGTTGCTCGAAAGCGTAATGAACTACGTCAAGGGCAACCAGACCAAGGCCAGCGAGCTGCTCGGGCTCAACCGCGGCACCTTGCGCAAGAAACTCAAGCAGTACGATTTGTTGTAA
- the purH gene encoding bifunctional phosphoribosylaminoimidazolecarboxamide formyltransferase/IMP cyclohydrolase, which produces MTDQTTRLPIRRALISVSDKTGILEFARELQQLGVEILSTGGTFKLLQDNGVAAVEVADYTGFAEMMDGRVKTLHPKIHGGILGRRGTDDAIMAEHGIKPIDLVAVNLYPFEATISKPGCDLPTAIENIDIGGPTMVRSAAKNHKDVAIVVNASDYGQVLESLKAGGLTYAQRFDLMLKAFEHTAAYDGMIANYMGTVNQAAETLSTEGRSEFPRTFNSQFTKAQEMRYGENPHQSAAFYVEAKPAEAGIATAVQLQGKELSYNNVADTDAALECVKSFVKPACVIVKHANPCGVAVSPDAEGGIRQAYELAYATDTESAFGGIIAFNRELDAETAKAIVERQFVEVIIAPSVSDEARAVVAAKANVRLLACGEWSAERAAAWDFKRVTGGLLVQSRDIGMITEGDLKVVTKRAPSEQEIHDLIFAWKVAKYVKSNAIVYAKNRQTIGVGAGQMSRVNSARIAAIKAEHAGLQVQGAVMASDAFFPFRDGIDNAAKVGITAVIQPGGSMRDAEVIAAADEAGIAMVFTGMRHFRH; this is translated from the coding sequence ATGACCGACCAGACTACCCGCCTGCCGATCCGCCGCGCCTTGATCAGCGTCTCCGACAAGACCGGGATCCTTGAATTCGCCCGTGAGCTGCAACAGCTCGGCGTCGAGATCCTGTCCACCGGCGGCACCTTCAAGTTGCTCCAGGACAATGGCGTTGCCGCGGTGGAAGTTGCCGATTACACCGGCTTCGCCGAAATGATGGACGGCCGGGTCAAAACCCTGCACCCGAAAATCCACGGCGGCATCCTCGGCCGTCGCGGTACCGACGACGCCATCATGGCCGAGCACGGGATCAAGCCGATCGATCTGGTCGCGGTCAACCTCTACCCGTTCGAAGCCACTATCTCCAAGCCGGGCTGTGACCTGCCGACCGCCATCGAGAACATCGACATCGGCGGCCCGACCATGGTCCGCTCGGCGGCCAAGAACCACAAGGACGTCGCCATCGTGGTCAACGCCAGCGACTACGGCCAGGTCCTGGAAAGCCTCAAGGCCGGTGGCCTGACCTACGCCCAGCGCTTCGACCTGATGCTCAAGGCATTCGAGCACACTGCAGCCTACGACGGCATGATCGCCAACTACATGGGCACCGTGAACCAGGCCGCTGAAACCCTCAGCACCGAAGGTCGCAGCGAATTCCCGCGGACCTTCAACAGCCAGTTCACCAAGGCCCAGGAAATGCGCTACGGCGAGAACCCGCACCAGAGCGCGGCGTTCTATGTCGAGGCCAAGCCGGCCGAAGCCGGCATCGCCACCGCGGTGCAGTTGCAGGGCAAGGAGCTGTCGTACAACAACGTGGCCGATACCGACGCCGCGCTGGAATGCGTGAAGAGCTTCGTCAAGCCGGCCTGCGTCATCGTCAAGCACGCCAACCCGTGCGGCGTGGCGGTCAGCCCCGACGCTGAAGGCGGTATCCGCCAAGCTTACGAGCTGGCGTACGCCACCGATACCGAATCGGCGTTCGGCGGCATCATCGCCTTCAACCGCGAACTGGACGCCGAAACCGCCAAAGCCATCGTCGAGCGCCAGTTCGTCGAAGTGATCATCGCCCCGAGCGTCAGCGACGAAGCCCGCGCCGTGGTGGCGGCCAAGGCCAACGTGCGCCTGCTGGCCTGCGGCGAGTGGTCGGCAGAACGTGCCGCTGCCTGGGACTTCAAGCGCGTCACCGGCGGCCTGCTGGTACAAAGCCGCGACATCGGCATGATCACCGAGGGCGACCTGAAAGTGGTCACCAAGCGTGCGCCGAGCGAGCAAGAAATCCACGACCTGATCTTCGCCTGGAAAGTGGCCAAGTACGTCAAGTCCAACGCCATCGTCTACGCCAAGAACCGCCAGACCATTGGTGTCGGCGCCGGCCAGATGAGCCGCGTCAACTCCGCCCGTATCGCTGCGATCAAGGCCGAGCACGCCGGCCTGCAGGTGCAGGGCGCGGTCATGGCATCGGACGCGTTCTTCCCGTTCCGTGATGGCATCGACAACGCTGCCAAGGTCGGCATCACCGCGGTGATCCAGCCAGGTGGCTCGATGCGCGATGCCGAAGTCATCGCCGCCGCTGACGAAGCCGGCATTGCCATGGTCTTCACCGGCATGC